CTCAATAAAGGGCAGCCCAAGTGGAAGACAGGCTGCTATGATAGTTCCTATAAGAGAGAGCTTCAGGAGTTTGCTGACAAGCAGCGAACCTATAAGAATAACAACCGGAAGGGCTATGGTGAGCCAGGATTGTGAGAGCAGATCCATCATACTAGTAGCCTCCATTTTAAATGGGACCAACCTTGTCCTTTAACCGCTCCTATTTACGACCCTACATGATAAGATGCAGCGCTGAATAGAAGGGGGGCAATTAGCTGCAGGTAAATATAGATCTAACCTAAAGGAAACGGCGTTATAAAGAGATATGTTTGTGGAGTTACGGCCTACTAAGCTTTGAAATGTCCAAGGAGGCTCGATCAATATCGGAGGGCTCCGAGCGGCTCGTCGCGTACTGAACACGTCTATCTAGCAATACTCCAACGGCAACACCCGTTATAATAGCCACACAGACTACGATAGCAACGGCTTTAATAGTTCTAGGGATCATGATGGTCCTCCTGAAGAATTGGGACAGATAGGCCGGTTACATCGAACGACTTGCCCAACGTTACAAGGAGGCCAGAAGATCTGGCAATACCTTAACGAAGCGCGAACGTGGCATCACCTCCCCTAGCGCCAGAGCCTCAGCCTGTGCCGCAGTCTCAAGGTGCACATGCGAAAAGAAGCTAACACAGCTCCAGCCCCTACCTGATAGCTCCGCTACAATCCGGCTCAAGAATTCAAGCGGCGCCGTAACCTTCTCAAGATCGATTATAAACAGCCCCTTGCTCCCCTGTGCCTCAAGCAGCGCCTTTTCAAGCGCCACTTGAGAACGGGCAACTACAACCTGGAGTGAACAGTTGGCAGCGGCCTCCTTAATCTTTGAGATAAAGAAGAGATCCGATGAGACGAGTAGAACGGCGCTAGTCATGGCTCTCTACCGCTACTCATTATCCATCCCAAAGCTTTGCGCCTTGGCGATCAGGTTAGAACGCGAAACTCCGAGCTGACGCGCCGCCTCACTCTTGTTTCCCTTACTACGCTCAAGTGCTGCTATAATCATCTCGCGCTCAAGCGCCTCAAGCGCCTCCTTAAGACGACCATCGCGCTCTACGGCAGGCCCCTCACCTGCCTCTGAAACATTAAGGATAGAGGGCGAGAGGCAGCTACGGGTAATAATATCGTCGTTACCGCTCATAACGTGGGCGCGTTGCAGCTCGTTCTCAAGCTGCCTGATATTGCCGGGCCACGCATAACTTTCAAGGGCAAAAACGGCGTCCTTAGCGATAGCTTTACGAGCACGATTGCTCTTGTGGGCAAGCTTAGTTAGGAACGATTCAACTAAAAGTGGAATATCACCGCTGCGCTCCCTGAGTGCAGGAAGGATCAGGTTAACTACGTTCAGTCGATAGTAGAGATCCTCTCGAAAGGTGCCCTTCCTGACCATCTCCTCTAGGTTTCTATTCGTGGCCGCTATGATGCGCACATTAACCTGCTTCATCTTTGTGCCACCAACCGGCATAAATGTACCGTCCTGAAGAACTCGCAGCAGCTTCACCTGCAAGGCCGGACTCATCTCGCCAAGCTCATCTAAAAAGAACGTTCCGCCATCCGCCACCTCAAAAAGCCCCTGCTTATCGCGCATCGCTCCGGTAAAGGCGCCCTTAACATGCCCGAACAGCTCGGACTCCAGTAGGTTTTCATTAAATGCCGCACAGTTCTGAACAACGAAGGCCTTAGCGCTACGTGAGCCGTTGACATGCAACGCCGTTGCTACCATCTCTTTTCCCGTTCCGGACTCTCCAGTTATAAGCACGGAGACATCGCTATCAACAACCTTTGCCATCACCTGATAGAGCTCCGCCATCGCTTTGCTCTTTCCGATTATATTACCAAAGGAGAAATTCTCTTGCAGACGGGCCTGTAGTTGGTTGTTTGCCTGCTTAGTATCGTGTAGCTCAGTGTAAAGCTTGCTGGTACGCACAGCAGCATGCACGCGCGCAATTAGCTCCTGCGCATCGTACGGTTTGCAAACGTAGTCATCAGCACCCTGATCGAGTCCGTAGATAATATCCTTTAGGGCATCCTTACCGGTCAGAAGCACTATCGGGATATAGCGCAGCTCCGCATTCGATTTAAGGATCTTCGTAACCTCGTAACCATCCGGCCCAGGCATAACGACATCGAGCAGGATCAGATCCGGTCGCTCACTCTCGGCCTTGGCTAAGGTTTCTGCTCCGGAGGTGGCGATCACCACCTCATACCCACGCGCTGACAGTATCTGCTCCAGAAGAAATGCTCCCTCCGGCGTATCATCTACAGCTAAGATCTTTATAGCGGGCCGGTCTGGTGACATTGCTGCTCTCAGCCCTAGTTAGCCTTTCATCATATCGAGGAACTCTTTGTTACTCTTGGTGTTCTCGATCTTGCTCATCAACCACTCCATCGCCTCAACGGTGTTAAGCGGGTTGAGCACCTTACGAAGGAGCCACACCTTTTGCATCACGTCGCTCTCTAGCAACAGCTCCTCTTTGCGAGTTCCCGATGCCTTCAGATCGAGTGCTGGATAGATACGACGCTCGTTTAACTTACGATCGAGCACGATCTCCATGTTACCAGTTCCTTTGAACTCCTCGAAGATAACCTCATCCATGCGGCTTCCGGTCTCAATTAACGCGGTACCGATGATAGTTAAACTACCACCCTCCTCAACGTTTCGAGCAGCACCGAAGAATCTCTTGGGCTTATGCAGCGCATTTGAATCCACACCTCCCGAGAGGATCTTTCCGCTCGGCGGAACTACCGTGTTGTAGGCACGCGCTAAGCGGGTGATCGAATCGAGTAGTATTACAACGTCGCGCTTGTGCTCGACCAAACGCTTGGCCTTCTCGATAACCATCTCTGCCACCTGTACGTGACGCTGAGCTGGCTCATCAAAGGTTGAGCTAATCACCTCGCCCTTAACGGAGCGCGCCATATCGGTCACCTCCTCAGGACGTTCGTCGATCAGAAGCACTATAAGCACCACCTCTTTGTGGTTCTCAGTAATCGCGTTTGCAATATTCTGTAGCAATACCGTCTTACCGGTACGTGGTGGCGCTACGATCAGCGCGCGCTGTCCCTTACCAACCGGACAGAAGAGATCCATGATACGGGTTGAAATGCCCCCCTTCTGGCTCTCAAGCTTTAAGCGCTCATTCGGATAGAGCGGAGTAAGGTTATCAAAGTGGGTCTTAGTTTTAAGAACATCTGGCGAGTCGTAATTTACCGAGGTTACCTTAAGTAGCGCGAAGTAACGTTCACCCTCCTTCTCACGTGGTGGACGGATCTGCCCCTCTATAATGTCTCCGGTCTTTAGCCCATAGCGGCGGAGCTGCGCTGGGGAGAGGTACACATCATCTGGACCTGGCAGATAGTTGTAATCGGGAGAGCGTAGGAATCCGAAGCCATCTGGAAGGCTCTCAAGAACGCCTCCGGCATAGATGCTGCCGTTTGACTCGGATTGTACTGTTAGTATAGCGAAGATCAGCTCCTGACGACGCATCGTATTAGCAGCTTCGATATTCATCTCGGCTGCGAGCTTCATCAGCTCCTCAGGCTTCAGTCGCTTTAGTTCATTAAGATTCATGTTTTTTAATTCAACCAGGTAGGGTTAGACGATTATTAGGCGGACGATTATTACGCGGACGATTATTACGGGGACAATTATTACGCGGACAATTGTTACGTGTTACGACTTACAAGTTAGCTCTTAAGCCCTATCCATTAAGGTAATCTGGCAGAATCATGCTGAATGGAACTTATGAAGTACAGCGCCTCAACCTGAACGGTGCATGCGCTTGAACGATATGTACGCCAAAACGGTATATACCGCGGCGCAAAGAAGGATGCCTCAAGACATCTTCCACCCTTCTCATAACTAGGGTTGAAGGCTGTGTCAAGCCCCTAATCGACGTTCTTCGATCGTTTTGGCCGCAACCTCCCGAATATATATGGGCTCCAACGCAGCAATAGCACCTAGAGAAAAGGGCTCCTTGGGTAGCTCCAGCGCTAACAACCCACGCGCAGCGGCCCCCATTGGTCGAAGCGCTATTCCCGGCAGAACGAAGTCACGTAGCGGCGAATACCACGCATCACCACCCTGCTCTAATGTACTCCAGGGTGGCTCTAGGAGGCTACTGATAGGCACTATCTGGGGCTTCTCTACTGTGAGTAGCTCTCCGTTAACCCCACGCTTATATATGGCAGCGAAAACCTCGTCTCGTCTAGCATCTGAGAGCACCACGACCCGCTTACTTGTAGCATCGCCCTGCAGCGCTGCCGCCGCCATCCCATCAAACGACGGGGCTCCGACCAACCCAATACGCAGGGAGCTAGCGAGCCCCTTGGCGAAGCTTAGTCCGATCCGCAATCCGGTAAAGGAGCCAGGTCCGGTTCCTATCCTAATCTGATCTATATCGCTAAGTGCTATAGAGGCTGCTAAGCAAAGCTGTTGCACCAAACGGGGGAGTTGCTCGAAATGATCGCCCTCACCTGATGACGAGAGCTCTGTAGCGATGGCATCTTTATCTTGCAACGCGAGGCTACAAAAAGATCCCGATGTATCGATAGCTAAAACGACGCTAGTCACTCTATACCAATTTTATCTATAAGATGTACCGCACCAGATCATTGCCAAATGCAAATATCATCAGGGTTAGAAGGAGCACCATTCCTATCTGAGTCACTGTCTCCTGAAA
This genomic interval from Pseudomonadota bacterium contains the following:
- the rho gene encoding transcription termination factor Rho — its product is MNLNELKRLKPEELMKLAAEMNIEAANTMRRQELIFAILTVQSESNGSIYAGGVLESLPDGFGFLRSPDYNYLPGPDDVYLSPAQLRRYGLKTGDIIEGQIRPPREKEGERYFALLKVTSVNYDSPDVLKTKTHFDNLTPLYPNERLKLESQKGGISTRIMDLFCPVGKGQRALIVAPPRTGKTVLLQNIANAITENHKEVVLIVLLIDERPEEVTDMARSVKGEVISSTFDEPAQRHVQVAEMVIEKAKRLVEHKRDVVILLDSITRLARAYNTVVPPSGKILSGGVDSNALHKPKRFFGAARNVEEGGSLTIIGTALIETGSRMDEVIFEEFKGTGNMEIVLDRKLNERRIYPALDLKASGTRKEELLLESDVMQKVWLLRKVLNPLNTVEAMEWLMSKIENTKSNKEFLDMMKG
- the tsaB gene encoding tRNA (adenosine(37)-N6)-threonylcarbamoyltransferase complex dimerization subunit type 1 TsaB → MTSVVLAIDTSGSFCSLALQDKDAIATELSSSGEGDHFEQLPRLVQQLCLAASIALSDIDQIRIGTGPGSFTGLRIGLSFAKGLASSLRIGLVGAPSFDGMAAAALQGDATSKRVVVLSDARRDEVFAAIYKRGVNGELLTVEKPQIVPISSLLEPPWSTLEQGGDAWYSPLRDFVLPGIALRPMGAAARGLLALELPKEPFSLGAIAALEPIYIREVAAKTIEERRLGA
- a CDS encoding sigma-54 dependent transcriptional regulator, with product MSPDRPAIKILAVDDTPEGAFLLEQILSARGYEVVIATSGAETLAKAESERPDLILLDVVMPGPDGYEVTKILKSNAELRYIPIVLLTGKDALKDIIYGLDQGADDYVCKPYDAQELIARVHAAVRTSKLYTELHDTKQANNQLQARLQENFSFGNIIGKSKAMAELYQVMAKVVDSDVSVLITGESGTGKEMVATALHVNGSRSAKAFVVQNCAAFNENLLESELFGHVKGAFTGAMRDKQGLFEVADGGTFFLDELGEMSPALQVKLLRVLQDGTFMPVGGTKMKQVNVRIIAATNRNLEEMVRKGTFREDLYYRLNVVNLILPALRERSGDIPLLVESFLTKLAHKSNRARKAIAKDAVFALESYAWPGNIRQLENELQRAHVMSGNDDIITRSCLSPSILNVSEAGEGPAVERDGRLKEALEALEREMIIAALERSKGNKSEAARQLGVSRSNLIAKAQSFGMDNE